The following proteins are encoded in a genomic region of Corylus avellana chromosome ca4, CavTom2PMs-1.0:
- the LOC132178501 gene encoding uncharacterized protein LOC132178501: MKIKKQRQEPHEKIKKPPSSSSSSSSAPPPRKRLLSDSPKPNNAPAPARSRSRSPTSSDNPDPALKKTRVLPNLSECHGCGFRTDAANGKQRLQTLYSEWRVVLLCKKCIVRVESSKICSYCFQESFAAECFGCGECKRRVHRDCFMKYRSVAPWSYSCSGEEFAVCVDCWVPRPIAVSRGRRRKIRRKDKSGEALDGAKSLKDVAEDANCVAEKKIEAAARAREEALRKAVVARRAVELATNALDFVARRNESGEKEGVVNDAEMALRLHRAMNSSPRTSRNLLVRGSGLRNPIGEVCTYNKSVSEHLYQDGDSSTDVDCPKPDGRIDVRTGEKDCDAEDENVGVPMKEGECGSWHKQHRSTMPEDERYKGKPNRYLLKYCRRNRRPKATLDRKPSFSYDGSIRIPPLDCV, encoded by the coding sequence ATGAAGATCAAGAAACAACGACAAGAACCGCACGAGAAGATCAAGAAAccgccttcttcttcttcttcttcttcttctgctccGCCTCCCCGCAAGCGGCTCCTCTCCGACTCCCCCAAGCCAAACAACGCCCCAGCCCCAGCCCGAAGCCGAAGCCGAAGTCCGACGTCCTCCGATAACCCTGACCCGGCCCTAAAGAAAACCAGGGTCCTCCCCAATCTATCAGAATGCCACGGTTGTGGATTCAGAACCGACGCCGCTAACGGTAAGCAAAGACTCCAAACTCTATACAGCGAATGGCGCGTCGTTCTTCTATGCAAGAAATGTATAGTCCGCGTAGAGTCGTCCAAAATTTGCTCCTACTGTTTCCAAGAATCCTTCGCCGCCGAGTGTTTCGGTTGTGGCGAGTGCAAACGCCGTGTCCATAGAGATTGTTTTATGAAGTATAGAAGCGTTGCGCCGTGGTCATATTCCTGCTCGGGCGAGGAGTTTGCGGTGTGCGTGGATTGTTGGGTGCCCAGGCCGATAGCGGTGTCCagagggaggaggaggaagattAGGAGGAAAGACAAGAGTGGTGAGGCTTTGGATGGTGCGAAGTCGTTGAAAGATGTGGCGGAGGACGCAAATTGCGTGGCGGAGAAGAAGATTGAGGCGGCGGCTAGGGCTAGAGAGGAGGCGCTGAGGAAAGCCGTAGTGGCGAGGAGGGCGGTGGAGTTGGCGACCAATGCTCTTGACTTTGTTGCAAGGAGAAATGAGAGTGGCGAGAAGGAGGGGGTTGTTAATGATGCAGAAATGGCTCTTAGGTTGCACCGAGCGATGAATAGCTCGCCCAGGACTTCGAGAAATTTGTTGGTTAGAGGGTCGGGCTTGCGGAATCCTATTGGTGAAGTTTGTACTTATAACAAAAGCGTTTCTGAACACTTGTATCAGGACGGTGATTCGTCGACGGATGTGGATTGTCCGAAGCCAGATGGAAGGATTGATGTGAGAACTGGTGAGAAGGATTGTGATGCTGAGGATGAGAATGTGGGCGTGCCGATGAAGGAGGGAGAATGTGGGTCTTGGCATAAACAACACAGATCCACTATGCCTGAGGATGAAAGATACAAAGGAAAGCCTAATAGATATTTATTGAAGTATTGTAGGAGAAACCGTCGGCCCAAAGCAACTCTTGATAGGAAACCCAGTTTCTCCTATGACGGGTCAATCAGGATTCCACCGCTGGACTGCGTATAA